The genomic segment CCCTGCCCGAATTGTTCACCGAGAAAAACACCTATGAACAGATCAAACTCTGCTTTGAAGCCAAAGACAGCGAACACTGGGAAACCCGATTCGATTGAAAAATAAAAACCGCCCGGGTTGACATTTTTGAAATTTTAGTGTACAATAAGTTTACACATCGAGTAGCGAAATGCGTAAATCCAGATTGGATTTGCGCATTTTTTTGTTGCCCGAAATCAAAAACGGAGTAGATATAAAATGCAGCAATTACCCTCAAACAATTTCCTCGAAACCGAAAGCGTCGGAAAACTCATGCGAAAATACGCCGTCCCCTGTATCATTTCGCTGCTCGTCGCGGCGCTGTATAATATCGTCGACCAGATTTTCATTGCAAATGCGGATTATCTGGGCTCATTCGGCAACGCGGCCAACACCGTCGTCTTCCCGATGACCATTATCGCGCTCGCCATCGCGGTAATGATCGGAGACGGCTGCTGCTCATTCGTTAGCATCTGCCTTGGCGCAAAGGAAAACGAAAAAGCGCATCACGGCGTTGGAAACGCGGTGGTGCTCACTGTCGCGGGCAGCTTGATACTCACGGCGGTCTATCTGATCTTTCAAAACCAGATTCTGACCATGTTCGGCGGCAGAGTCAACGCCGAGACGTTTTCACTGTCAAAAGAGTACTTCTTCTGGATCTCACTTGGAATTCCGTTCTATATGTTCGGGCAGGCCATGAATCCGATCATACGCTCAGACGGCAGCCCGAAATTCGCGATGTTCTCGACATTAGCCGGAGCGGTTGCAAATATCATCCTCGACCCGATCTTCATCTTTGCTTTCAAATGGGGCATGATGGGCGCCGCAGTCGCAACCGTGATCGGACAGATTATTACGGCGATTATGGCCATTTGGTATCTGCTGCACATGAAAGCGGTCAAGCTCCAAAGAAGCAGTTTCAACCTGCAGAAAAAAGTCATCGGCCGCTTTCTCTCGCTGGGACTGACAAGTTTTCTCTCGCAGATCTCACTGGTCGCAGCGATGGCAGCCATTCAGAATATGATTCTTAAATACGGCGCACTTGATCCGATCTTCGGTCAGGAACAATACGCTCAAATCCCGATGGCGGTGTTAGGTATCGTCATGAAATTCTTCCAGATCGTCATCTCGATTGTCATCGGCATGGCGGCGGGGTGCATACCGGTCGTCGGTTATAACATGGGCGCGCAGCGCACTGACCGCGTCAAGGCGCTGTTTACGCGATTGCTGATTGCCGAGGCCTCTGTCG from the Oscillospiraceae bacterium genome contains:
- a CDS encoding ADP-ribose pyrophosphatase — its product is LPELFTEKNTYEQIKLCFEAKDSEHWETRFD
- a CDS encoding MATE family efflux transporter translates to MQQLPSNNFLETESVGKLMRKYAVPCIISLLVAALYNIVDQIFIANADYLGSFGNAANTVVFPMTIIALAIAVMIGDGCCSFVSICLGAKENEKAHHGVGNAVVLTVAGSLILTAVYLIFQNQILTMFGGRVNAETFSLSKEYFFWISLGIPFYMFGQAMNPIIRSDGSPKFAMFSTLAGAVANIILDPIFIFAFKWGMMGAAVATVIGQIITAIMAIWYLLHMKAVKLQRSSFNLQKKVIGRFLSLGLTSFLSQISLVAAMAAIQNMILKYGALDPIFGQEQYAQIPMAVLGIVMKFFQIVISIVIGMAAGCIPVVGYNMGAQRTDRVKALFTRLLIAEASVGAIALLIVELLPTQLIMIFGAANESVFYTEFAVRSFRIYLCMMIFACVNKATFIFLQSVGKAFASTMLSMIREIVFGVGLALLLPLFFGLDGVLYSMPVSDILTFVVSVIIIIATYKSLHKKPETTAVENYDMEEA